The Homalodisca vitripennis isolate AUS2020 unplaced genomic scaffold, UT_GWSS_2.1 ScUCBcl_2660;HRSCAF=7645, whole genome shotgun sequence genome includes a region encoding these proteins:
- the LOC124372158 gene encoding UDP-glycosyltransferase UGT5-like: NNILELVFQDLDKYLNESTEGAILFSMGSVIQSSSFPPAKRQAIMDVFAELPVRVVMKWEDDTLLGKPDNVRLSKWLPQRDILAHPKIVAFMGHGGLLSTSEAVYCGIPMVLIPMFGDQPNNVAQLAASGVAVKLAYNEITKETVLKALRAVLYDSRYRESVKLLSERFRGRPMSPLDTAV, translated from the exons GAACAACATTCTTGAGCTGGTGTTCCAGGATCTGGACAAGTACCTGAATGAGTCCACAGAGGGTGCTATCCTGTTCTCGATGGGTTCGGTGATCCAGTCCTCCTCCTTTCCTCCCGCCAAGAGACAGGCTATCATGGACGTCTTCGCAGAGTTGCCAGTCCGTGTCGTCATGAAGTGGGAGGACGACACCCTGCTGGGGAAACCTGACAATGTACGGCTCAGCAAATGGTTGCCCCAACGAGACATCCTGG CTCATCCGAAAATCGTTGCATTCATGGGACACGGCGGCCTGCTGTCCACCAGTGAGGCGGTGTACTGCGGGATCCCCATGGTGTTGATCCCCATGTTCGGCGACCAGCCCAATAACGTGGCCCAACTCGCTGCCTCTGGGGTAGCCGTGAAGCTGGCATATAACGAGATTACGAAGGAAACAGTGTTGAAGGCTCTGCGTGCAGTTTTGTATGATTCAAG gTACAGAGAAAGTGTAAAACTTCTGTCAGAGCGATTCAGGGGCAGACCAATGTCTCCACTGGACACGGCGGTTTAG